A single Cryomorphaceae bacterium DNA region contains:
- a CDS encoding formylglycine-generating enzyme family protein, whose translation MVKRILLIFLCAYGAMSCSNPASDRVGSDKACVGCDSTAESPRSGLVSTDFDIPEAPASVDTSKMIYVPGQTFLMGGSDNKGRRDEYPQHYVRVSPFWMATHEITNAEFREFVEATGYVTVAERDVDWEQLKTQVPPGTPKPADSLLLAGSLIFNPPSHAVDLSDFTQWWSWKTGADWRHPHGPDSNIEGLDNHPVVQVCWFDAMAYCQWAGVRLPTEAEWECAARAGRVDAIYAWGTEFVETGDPKANAWQGGFPYENRAEDGFAATAPVGSFAPNPYGLYDMSGNVWEWCSDWYAANYYAMMRDTIIDPQGPEKSYDPRDPYGSKRAQRGGSYLCNEEYCSSYRVSARMPGSEDTGMPHVGFRVVVSATPDK comes from the coding sequence ATGGTAAAAAGAATTCTCCTCATATTCCTTTGCGCCTACGGCGCGATGTCTTGTTCCAACCCCGCATCGGACCGCGTTGGTTCCGACAAAGCCTGTGTGGGTTGCGACTCAACCGCTGAAAGCCCTCGTTCGGGTCTCGTATCCACAGACTTTGATATCCCTGAAGCACCCGCCTCGGTCGATACCTCCAAAATGATCTACGTCCCCGGCCAAACCTTCTTAATGGGTGGTAGCGACAACAAGGGTCGGCGCGATGAATACCCCCAACACTACGTACGGGTCAGCCCTTTTTGGATGGCGACTCACGAAATCACCAATGCTGAGTTCCGCGAGTTCGTGGAAGCCACGGGCTACGTCACCGTTGCCGAACGCGATGTGGACTGGGAACAGCTGAAAACACAAGTGCCTCCAGGTACTCCAAAGCCGGCGGACAGCCTTTTGCTTGCGGGATCGCTCATCTTCAATCCGCCCAGCCACGCCGTGGATTTGAGTGATTTCACGCAATGGTGGTCTTGGAAAACAGGTGCCGATTGGCGTCATCCACATGGCCCCGATAGTAATATTGAAGGTCTGGACAACCACCCTGTCGTTCAGGTGTGCTGGTTTGATGCCATGGCCTACTGTCAATGGGCAGGTGTTCGCTTGCCTACCGAGGCGGAGTGGGAATGCGCGGCTCGAGCCGGACGTGTGGATGCGATCTATGCCTGGGGAACCGAATTTGTGGAAACGGGAGACCCCAAGGCCAATGCGTGGCAAGGAGGATTTCCGTATGAGAATCGGGCTGAGGATGGCTTTGCCGCTACAGCCCCTGTGGGGAGTTTTGCTCCGAATCCGTATGGCCTGTACGATATGTCTGGAAACGTTTGGGAATGGTGTTCGGACTGGTATGCGGCGAACTACTATGCTATGATGCGGGACACGATCATCGACCCGCAGGGTCCGGAAAAATCATACGATCCGCGCGACCCCTATGGGAGCAAACGCGCTCAGCGCGGTGGGAGTTACCTGTGCAATGAGGAATATTGCAGCAGTTACCGAGTCAGCGCTCGGATGCCGGGTTCGGAAGATACGGGTATGCCGCATGTGGGCTTCCGGGTCGTGGTTTCGGCTACTCCGGATAAATAG
- a CDS encoding haloacid dehalogenase-like hydrolase has product MKKKILSLSLLALSAALIQCTPAQPETEEAVAEPVAVERSEEARVLPSWNDGRHRDRILDFVARVTDTASLEYVAPDERIAVFDNDGTLWSEQPMYFQLYFALDRAELLGIEHPEEALEGGYGPLLELIGLTHTAMTAREFDGIVTAWLDTAKHPETNKPFTEMVYQPMLELLDYLRAHDFETWIVSGGGIDFMRPWTQKVYGIPPQQVIGSSVQTIFENTGDGPAIRRLGKVDFVDDKEGKPVGIQRHIGRIPILAVGNSDGDLQMLQYTASNELANMQVYIHHTDSVREWAYDKDSHIGQFHKGYKYALDNDWIIVDMAKDWATIYPE; this is encoded by the coding sequence ATGAAAAAGAAGATCCTTTCCCTTTCCCTTCTGGCCCTAAGTGCCGCGCTTATTCAATGCACACCAGCTCAACCTGAAACCGAGGAAGCCGTTGCTGAACCAGTAGCGGTAGAGCGGTCTGAAGAAGCACGAGTCCTTCCGTCCTGGAACGACGGACGTCATCGAGACCGTATATTGGACTTTGTCGCTCGTGTAACGGATACCGCAAGTTTGGAATACGTGGCACCCGATGAGCGCATCGCTGTTTTTGACAACGACGGAACATTGTGGAGCGAACAGCCCATGTATTTCCAACTCTACTTTGCGCTGGATCGCGCTGAACTCTTGGGCATTGAGCACCCGGAAGAAGCACTCGAGGGAGGGTATGGACCCTTGTTGGAACTGATCGGTCTGACCCACACCGCCATGACGGCTCGTGAATTCGACGGTATTGTCACGGCATGGTTGGATACCGCGAAGCATCCGGAGACGAACAAGCCATTCACAGAAATGGTCTACCAACCCATGTTGGAGTTGCTCGACTACTTAAGAGCCCATGATTTTGAAACGTGGATTGTGTCTGGAGGTGGCATCGACTTCATGCGCCCGTGGACCCAGAAAGTATACGGCATTCCACCACAGCAAGTCATCGGGAGTAGCGTTCAGACCATTTTCGAAAATACCGGTGATGGACCGGCAATTCGACGCCTAGGCAAAGTGGACTTTGTGGACGACAAAGAAGGAAAACCCGTGGGCATTCAGCGTCACATCGGACGGATTCCGATTCTGGCGGTGGGCAATTCAGATGGCGATCTTCAAATGCTGCAGTACACCGCCTCTAATGAGCTGGCGAACATGCAGGTTTACATCCACCACACCGATTCGGTTCGGGAATGGGCCTACGACAAAGACAGTCACATTGGCCAGTTTCACAAGGGGTACAAATACGCTTTAGACAACGACTGGATCATCGTCGACATGGCGAAGGATTGGGCAACTATTTATCCGGAGTAG
- a CDS encoding arylsulfatase, whose translation MQFANHRLQGRWLFTLAAALISSATAFGQKQPNILVLWGDDVGQSNISAYTMGMVGYRTPNIDQIAKDGVIFTDYYAEQSCTAGRSSFILGQSVFRTGLSKVGMPGAEQGISELDPTIAEMLKPLGYRTGQFGKNHLGDRDEHLPTNHGFDEFFGNLYHLNAEEEPELPDYPDPEEYPDFRKNYGPRGVIHSYSDGRIEDTGPLTKKRMETVDDETSEAAIRFIKEAVEAGEPFFVWWNGTRMHFRTHVKEELRGISGQDEYADGMVEHDMHIGKFLDLLEELDIVENTIVMYGTDNGPHKNSWPDAAVSPFRGEKNTNWEGGWRVPAAIRWPKEIPAGQVSNEIVSGMDWFPTFLAAAGNDDVKEELLKGKTVNGRSYKVHLDGYNILDHLKNTEEVESERHEIFYFSDDGDLTALRYDDWKLIFMEQKSPGTLAVWAEPFVPLRVPLMFNLRRDPYEFANITSNTYYDWVLDHVFLLVPAQTYVGNFLKTFEEYPPRMKAASFSLDQVMDKLETPAGAR comes from the coding sequence ATGCAGTTTGCCAATCACCGCCTTCAGGGGCGCTGGCTCTTTACGCTCGCCGCTGCTTTGATCAGTAGTGCGACCGCATTTGGCCAAAAACAACCCAACATTCTCGTTCTTTGGGGTGATGATGTAGGTCAATCCAACATCAGCGCCTACACGATGGGCATGGTCGGCTATCGAACGCCAAACATCGACCAGATCGCCAAAGACGGAGTCATTTTTACGGATTACTATGCGGAGCAAAGCTGCACGGCCGGGCGCTCTAGTTTCATCCTGGGCCAGAGCGTTTTCCGGACGGGACTGAGCAAGGTGGGAATGCCAGGTGCTGAGCAAGGTATTTCCGAATTGGATCCGACCATTGCCGAAATGCTCAAGCCACTCGGATACCGCACCGGTCAGTTCGGAAAGAACCACCTCGGGGACCGAGATGAGCACTTGCCCACCAATCATGGGTTCGACGAATTCTTCGGTAACCTGTACCACTTGAATGCAGAAGAAGAGCCTGAGCTTCCCGATTATCCAGATCCAGAGGAGTATCCAGACTTCCGCAAGAACTACGGACCCCGTGGAGTTATCCACTCCTATTCGGACGGACGCATTGAAGACACCGGACCCTTGACCAAGAAGCGCATGGAAACAGTAGATGACGAGACTTCTGAAGCGGCGATTCGCTTCATCAAAGAAGCTGTTGAAGCAGGCGAGCCATTCTTTGTATGGTGGAACGGAACGCGCATGCACTTCCGCACACATGTCAAGGAAGAATTGCGCGGTATTTCAGGTCAGGACGAGTATGCTGATGGAATGGTAGAACACGACATGCACATCGGAAAATTCCTCGACCTGCTCGAAGAATTGGACATTGTAGAGAACACGATTGTGATGTATGGAACCGACAATGGCCCACACAAAAATTCATGGCCCGATGCAGCCGTCAGCCCGTTCCGCGGAGAAAAGAACACCAATTGGGAAGGTGGATGGCGCGTACCTGCGGCCATTCGCTGGCCTAAGGAAATCCCCGCTGGACAGGTCTCGAATGAGATTGTTTCCGGTATGGACTGGTTCCCGACGTTCTTAGCTGCCGCTGGAAATGACGATGTTAAAGAAGAACTCCTCAAAGGAAAAACTGTCAACGGTCGTTCCTACAAAGTTCACTTGGACGGGTACAATATTTTGGACCACCTGAAGAACACCGAGGAGGTTGAATCAGAGCGTCATGAAATCTTCTACTTCAGCGATGACGGAGATTTGACGGCTTTGCGCTACGACGATTGGAAGTTGATTTTCATGGAGCAGAAAAGCCCGGGAACTTTAGCCGTTTGGGCGGAGCCTTTTGTGCCCCTGCGCGTCCCCTTGATGTTCAACTTGCGTCGAGATCCTTATGAATTCGCGAACATCACCTCAAATACGTACTACGACTGGGTATTGGATCACGTATTCTTACTGGTTCCCGCACAGACTTATGTCGGCAACTTCCTTAAAACCTTTGAGGAATACCCACCGCGCATGAAGGCTGCCAGTTTCTCCTTGGATCAAGTCATGGATAAACTGGAAACCCCGGCGGGGGCGCGATAA
- a CDS encoding ATP-binding cassette domain-containing protein yields the protein MSEEKKDKPKISGSWKKARKLLVYLRPHRLEFGIGMLFLLGSSLASLAFPKYLGDLVDSASKDFIERIDEVALILIGILVLQAILSYFRIVIFVRVTEKMLAALRQATYKHLIQLPMSFFSERRVGELNSRISADVALLQETFTTTLAEFIRQLIIIVGGITLLAITSVKLTLFMLAILPAIMIIAVFFGRFIRKFSKDVQKQVAESNTIVEETLQGIQSVKAFANEFFEIQRYTEKTNEVARTAIKGGVYRGAFSSFIITGLFGAIVAVIWRGSVLVNAGEIQIGELFSFVIYSVFIGGSIGGLADVYARIQKAIGATEELMEILEHPTEELQDERGSLRLDGALSFQNVTFSYPSRSDMTVIDGMSFQAEPGQQIALVGASGAGKSTIVQLLYQFYTPQEGQISFDGKPAQDFELSALRGQMALVPQDVLLFGGTIRENIEYGRPGASEEEIRNAAKMANALEFIERFSEGFDTVVGERGVQLSGGQRQRIAIARAVLKDPCILVLDEATSSLDSESERLVQDALEKLMEGRTSLVIAHRLSTIRSADNILVLEQGKIVEQGKHEALMALPDSRYRELNELQGYFAESS from the coding sequence ATGAGCGAGGAAAAGAAGGACAAACCCAAAATCTCCGGATCTTGGAAGAAAGCGCGTAAACTTCTTGTTTACCTCCGCCCACACCGACTCGAATTCGGTATTGGGATGCTCTTCCTCCTCGGATCGAGCCTCGCTTCACTTGCATTTCCCAAGTACTTAGGAGATCTGGTCGACAGCGCCAGCAAGGATTTCATTGAACGCATTGATGAAGTAGCCCTCATCCTGATTGGCATTTTGGTCCTTCAAGCGATCTTGAGCTACTTCCGCATCGTCATCTTCGTGCGCGTGACGGAAAAGATGCTGGCCGCCCTTAGGCAAGCGACCTACAAGCACCTCATCCAATTGCCGATGAGCTTTTTCAGTGAGCGCCGCGTCGGGGAATTGAACTCCCGCATCTCAGCTGATGTGGCCCTTCTCCAAGAAACCTTCACCACTACCCTAGCCGAATTCATCCGCCAGTTGATCATCATCGTCGGTGGAATCACCTTATTGGCCATCACCAGCGTCAAGCTGACCCTCTTTATGCTCGCCATTCTTCCGGCTATCATGATCATTGCGGTTTTCTTCGGGCGCTTCATCCGCAAATTCAGCAAGGACGTGCAAAAGCAAGTCGCGGAATCCAACACCATCGTGGAGGAAACCCTTCAAGGCATTCAAAGCGTCAAGGCCTTTGCCAACGAATTTTTCGAGATCCAACGATACACCGAGAAAACCAATGAAGTGGCCCGAACGGCCATCAAGGGCGGCGTATATCGCGGCGCCTTCTCCAGCTTCATCATCACCGGACTCTTCGGGGCCATCGTCGCGGTCATCTGGCGCGGCTCTGTTCTGGTCAATGCTGGTGAAATTCAGATTGGTGAGCTCTTCAGTTTCGTGATCTACAGCGTCTTCATCGGAGGATCCATCGGCGGCCTTGCCGACGTGTACGCCCGAATCCAGAAGGCCATTGGCGCCACAGAAGAGCTGATGGAAATTTTGGAGCACCCAACAGAAGAATTGCAGGATGAACGCGGGAGCCTGCGGCTCGATGGCGCTCTTTCCTTCCAAAACGTCACCTTCTCCTATCCCAGCCGTTCGGATATGACCGTCATCGACGGCATGAGTTTCCAGGCGGAGCCCGGTCAGCAGATTGCCTTGGTCGGTGCAAGTGGCGCGGGAAAATCCACCATTGTGCAACTGCTCTATCAGTTCTACACTCCTCAAGAGGGACAGATCTCCTTTGACGGAAAGCCGGCACAAGACTTTGAGCTCAGCGCCTTGCGGGGTCAAATGGCCTTGGTTCCTCAAGACGTGCTGCTTTTTGGCGGAACCATCAGAGAAAATATTGAATACGGCCGACCAGGAGCTAGCGAAGAAGAGATTCGCAACGCTGCGAAAATGGCCAACGCCCTTGAATTTATTGAACGTTTCAGTGAGGGTTTCGACACCGTTGTAGGCGAGCGCGGGGTTCAATTGAGCGGCGGACAGCGACAGCGCATTGCTATTGCCCGTGCGGTGCTTAAGGATCCATGTATCCTCGTTTTGGATGAAGCCACCAGCAGCTTGGACAGCGAATCCGAAAGACTCGTACAAGACGCTTTGGAGAAACTCATGGAAGGGCGGACCTCCTTGGTCATTGCGCACCGCTTGAGCACTATTCGCAGCGCAGATAACATCCTCGTGCTAGAGCAAGGAAAAATTGTGGAACAGGGCAAACACGAAGCTCTGATGGCCCTACCCGACTCCCGGTATCGAGAGCTCAATGAGCTTCAAGGTTACTTTGCCGAGTCTTCCTGA
- a CDS encoding 2OG-Fe(II) oxygenase — protein sequence MGLINEAYWGADAEAKLKSDFDNAEPCRFLSLDNFLTEDLATQLYENFPGMDDLKVRRKSLNEDKAEDYHFDRFHESFSTLREFIKSDEFCQYMSRITGIEGMHTTTDALGSGVHQGANGSYVDVHVDVNMNPEKGLWRRINLLIYLNKHWKDEYGGHLELWDKEMKVMHHKLAPNFNRAVIFETDDNSPHGYGKINVPEGETRKSFYTYFYTPMPENFVYRDSRFRSRPDDNPVRKLVTNLKETAKISGKRLLKNLGVKSLDFQDKNKK from the coding sequence ATGGGATTGATCAACGAAGCTTATTGGGGCGCGGATGCTGAGGCGAAATTGAAAAGTGATTTTGACAACGCCGAACCGTGCCGCTTTTTGTCACTCGATAATTTTTTAACCGAAGACCTCGCTACGCAATTGTACGAGAACTTCCCGGGCATGGATGACCTCAAAGTGCGCCGTAAAAGTCTGAACGAGGACAAAGCTGAAGACTACCACTTTGACCGCTTTCACGAGAGCTTCTCCACCCTGCGTGAGTTCATTAAGAGTGATGAGTTCTGCCAGTACATGTCTCGCATCACGGGCATCGAAGGCATGCACACGACCACCGACGCCCTCGGCTCAGGAGTACATCAAGGCGCTAACGGAAGCTACGTCGACGTTCACGTAGACGTCAATATGAACCCGGAAAAAGGACTTTGGCGTCGCATCAACCTACTCATCTACCTCAACAAACACTGGAAGGACGAATACGGCGGACATTTGGAATTGTGGGACAAGGAAATGAAGGTCATGCACCACAAACTGGCGCCCAATTTCAACAGAGCCGTCATCTTTGAAACCGACGACAACTCTCCACACGGATACGGTAAAATCAATGTACCAGAAGGTGAAACACGCAAAAGCTTCTACACCTACTTCTACACACCTATGCCGGAGAACTTCGTCTACAGAGACTCCCGTTTCCGCAGCCGCCCGGATGACAACCCGGTCCGCAAGTTGGTGACCAACCTGAAGGAGACCGCCAAAATTTCTGGAAAGCGCCTCTTGAAAAACCTCGGGGTTAAAAGCCTGGACTTCCAGGACAAAAACAAGAAATGA